The Lolium perenne isolate Kyuss_39 chromosome 6, Kyuss_2.0, whole genome shotgun sequence genome segment CCAATCACATGTTTATGGTTATCAATACTTCTCCTTTCTTGAATTAATTACTCCCACTGTTCCATAATTCTTGTCGTGGTTTTAGTTCACATTTAAACTAAAAGCACTACAACCatcatggaacggagggagtacatgcaaATTTTGTGAATATAAACAGGTTTTGCTTATTGCCTCCATAATCCAGGATGCTACAAATGAGGCCTGGGAGTCATTTTGTGCGAGTTGCGACTTCAGTTTCCCACTAATATATGTGAACAAGTGGATTTAGCACATCATATAAATGGTATGTCATGTCTTTATAAATGTAACTACAACTATATCATTACACACTGTTGTTGCTTATATTGTCTTTCAGCGGTATATCATATCATGGTATAGTAGATGGTGTGGTATAATCCTGCATTATATTAGTTTGATGTGCATAGCTTTATAGACCCCATCCCCAAATTTTTCTAGATTCGCCCCTGAGAACTGGACAGCAACACATCCAAATGcgcaaacaaacaaaaaaggaAATTTGGCGTTAGAGCCTTCACCTCTGTGCTTGCGACTCGTAGAACCTGGCGATGCGACCGCGGTTGAGGGGCTTGGGCTTGACGGGCTTCTTGCGGCGCAGTCCGGCGATCTCCTGCACGAGCGGGACGTGCACCAACACCGTCCTCCACGCCACGTACCAACCTGGGACTCACCAATTGACAAGACGAACGATCTCAATCAGGAAACCCAAGCGGAGAAAGAAGGAGCGGGCAGGCTGCCATACTGAGGAGGATGAAGGAGAGGACGAAAGCGACGGCGAGCACGGGACGGAAGACGAATAACACGGCGAGCTCCGACGCCGCGGTCAGGCTGCTTCCTCCGGCCATGGCGCCGGCGACGGGTTGGTTTCCGCCGGACTTGGGGGAAGGGGAGGGGCAAAGCAAAGAATCTCGTTCTGGGAGGTGGGGGTGGGCGCTGAGTCTATGACATGCGGGACATATACGCGAGGAGattgcttgttgctcttgttgttACTACAATGCTCGTGGAGCTGGGCAGGGGCGCGGTGGCCGAGCAGGGAAGAGCGCGGCGGAGCGAGGGAATCAGAGGGAGAACGGACCGGCGGGAAGGAGGCACCACCGGCGCGGCGCGTTGCTGCGTTGGTCGGGCGCGCCGCCGTGTCTCGGAAGGAGAAGGTAGTTGGGG includes the following:
- the LOC127334518 gene encoding uncharacterized protein isoform X1 gives rise to the protein MAGGSSLTAASELAVLFVFRPVLAVAFVLSFILLSWYVAWRTVLVHVPLVQEIAGLRRKKPVKPKPLNRGRIARFYESQAQRNSKSEGTS
- the LOC127334518 gene encoding uncharacterized protein isoform X2 produces the protein MAGGSSLTAASELAVLFVFRPVLAVAFVLSFILLSWYVAWRTVLVHVPLVQEIAGLRRKKPVKPKPLNRGRIARFYESQAQSKSEGTS